Proteins encoded together in one Anopheles darlingi chromosome 3, idAnoDarlMG_H_01, whole genome shotgun sequence window:
- the LOC125954993 gene encoding sodium-dependent dopamine transporter isoform X2 produces the protein MFELDDPREKLRLLETPVKSTDKSSESIDGEALKELNGGAENGIGGGGGGGGGGVGAGDEEETPVLAMTTIGQLKAKSRPGLLPRNGGHPGGELDDGEQRETWSGKVDFLLSVIGFAVDLANVWRFPYLCYKNGGGAFLVPYGIMLLVGGIPLFYMELALGQFNRKGAITCWGRLVPLFKGIGYAVVLIAFYVDFYYNVIIAWSLRFFFASFTDSLPWTHCSNAWNTAECKPFGFSNSSVAATTNRTATLLTNATVATTTVSVNDTRFASAASEYFNRYILELDKSEGIHDLGAIKWDMALCLLAVYLICYFSLWKGISTSGKVVWFTALFPYAVLLILLVRGITLPGSAEGILYYLRPNFDVIYNAEVWVDAATQVFFSLGPGFGVLLAYASYNKYHNNVYKDALLTSLINSATSFVAGFVIFSVLGYMAHASGQSIKDVATEGPGLVFVVYPAAIATMPGSIFWALIFFMMLLTLGLDSSFGGSEAIITALSDEFPKIGRNREVFVAILFSLYFVVGLASCTQGGFYFFQLLDRYAAGYSILIAVFFEAIAVSWIYGTERFCNDIKDMIGFAPGIYWRVCWKFVAPLFLLFIIIYGLIGHEPLSYEDYIYPGWANVLGWCIAGSSMIMIPLMAFYKLAVTPGSFRQRMKILTTPWRDQQLAVNGMATEPAQVRLTHSDEGEEV, from the exons ACGAGGAGGAAACGCCCGTCCTGGCGATGACCACCATCGGTCAGCTCAAGGCCAAAAGCCGGCCCGGTTTGCTGCCCCGCAATGGTGGCCACCCGGGCGGCGAGCTGGACGATGGTGAGCAGCGGGAAACGTGGAGCGGCAAGGTCGACTTCCTGCTCTCGGTCATCGGGTTTGCCGTCGATCTGGCCAACGTGTGGCGGTTCCCGTACCTCTGCTACAAGAACGGTGGCG GTGCATTCCTGGTGCCGTACGGGAtcatgctgctggtcggtggcaTACCGCTGTTCTACATGGAGCTTGCCCTGGGCCAGTTCAACCGGAAGGGTGCCATCACCTGCTGGGGCCGGCTGGTGCCACTGTTCAAGGGTATCGGTTACGCGGTCGTACTGATAGCGTTCTACGTCGACTTCTACTacaacgtcatcatcgccTGGTCGTTGCggttcttcttcgcctccttcACCGACAGTCTACCCTGGACTCACTGCTCCAACGCGTGGAACACGGCGGAATGTAAACCGTTTGGATTCAGCAATAGTTCCGTTGCGGCGACCACAAATCGTACCGCGACTCTGCTGACCAACGCCACTGTCGCTACGACCACCGTTAGCGTCAACGATACGCGATTTGCATCGGCCGCCTCGGAGTACTTCAA TCGTTACATCCTGGAGCTGGACAAGAGCGAGGGAATCCATGACCTCGGGGCCATCAAATGGGATATGGCGTTGTGCCTGCTAGCGGTGTACCTTATCTGTTACTTTTCGCTGTGGAAGGGCATCAGCACTTCGGGGAAGGTGGTCTGGTTTACGGCCCTCTTTCCGTATGCCGTGCTGCTCATCCTGCTAGTCCGTGGTATCACGCTGCCTGGTTCGGCCGAGGGCATCCTCTACTACTTGCGGCCAAACTTTGACGTCATTTACAATGCGGAAGTGTGGGTCGATGCGGCCACGCAGGTATTCTTCTCGCTTGGACCGGGcttcggtgtgctgctggcgtaCGCATCGTACAACAAGTACCACAACAACGTCTACAA GGATGCTCTGTTGACCAGTTTGATCAATTCGGCCACCAGCTTCGTGGCCGGATTTGTCATTTTCTCCGTGCTCGGTTACATGGCTCATGCCAGTGGTCAGAGCATTAAGGATGTCGCCACCGAGGGACCGGGGTTAGTGTTTGTCGTGTATCCGGCCGCCATTGCCACGATGCCGGGCAGCATCTTCTGGGCGTTGATATTTTTCATGATGCTGCTCACGCTTGGTCTGGATAGCTCG TTCGGCGGTTCAGAAGCCATCATTACCGCACTGAGTGACGAGTTCCCGAAGATCGGTCGCAACCGTGAGGTGTTTGTGGCGATTCTGTTCTCGTTGTATTTTGTCGTCGGACTTGCAAGCTGTACGCAGGGTGGATTCTACTTCTTCCAGCTTCTTGATCGCTATGCCGCAGGCTACTCCATCCTGATCGCGGTGTTTTTCGAAGCGATCGCCGTTTCCTGGATCTATG GCACGGAGCGGTTCTGCAATGACATCAAAGACATGATAGGCTTTGCGCCCGGCATCTACTGGCGCGTCTGCTGGAAGTTTGTAGCCCCTCTTTTCCtgctgttcatcatcatctacggactGATCGGGCACGAGCCGCTCAGCTACGAGGACTACATTTATCCGGGATGGGCGAACGTCCTCGGTTGGTGTATAGCGGGTTCATCGATGATCATGATACCGTTGATGGCTTTCTATAAGCTCGCAGTTACGCCTGGCAGCTTCCGTCAG CGCATGAAGATTCTAACTACCCCCTGGAGGGACCAGCAGCTGGCAGTGAACGGGATGGCAACCGAGCCGGCCCAGGTCCGTTTGACGCACTCCGATGAGGGCGAGGAAGTTTGA
- the LOC125954993 gene encoding sodium-dependent dopamine transporter isoform X1: protein MGRKKQKTAESIDGEALKELNGGAENGIGGGGGGGGGGVGAGDEEETPVLAMTTIGQLKAKSRPGLLPRNGGHPGGELDDGEQRETWSGKVDFLLSVIGFAVDLANVWRFPYLCYKNGGGAFLVPYGIMLLVGGIPLFYMELALGQFNRKGAITCWGRLVPLFKGIGYAVVLIAFYVDFYYNVIIAWSLRFFFASFTDSLPWTHCSNAWNTAECKPFGFSNSSVAATTNRTATLLTNATVATTTVSVNDTRFASAASEYFNRYILELDKSEGIHDLGAIKWDMALCLLAVYLICYFSLWKGISTSGKVVWFTALFPYAVLLILLVRGITLPGSAEGILYYLRPNFDVIYNAEVWVDAATQVFFSLGPGFGVLLAYASYNKYHNNVYKDALLTSLINSATSFVAGFVIFSVLGYMAHASGQSIKDVATEGPGLVFVVYPAAIATMPGSIFWALIFFMMLLTLGLDSSFGGSEAIITALSDEFPKIGRNREVFVAILFSLYFVVGLASCTQGGFYFFQLLDRYAAGYSILIAVFFEAIAVSWIYGNHLMATTLIRCCRHSGIPLHSTGTERFCNDIKDMIGFAPGIYWRVCWKFVAPLFLLFIIIYGLIGHEPLSYEDYIYPGWANVLGWCIAGSSMIMIPLMAFYKLAVTPGSFRQRMKILTTPWRDQQLAVNGMATEPAQVRLTHSDEGEEV from the exons ACGAGGAGGAAACGCCCGTCCTGGCGATGACCACCATCGGTCAGCTCAAGGCCAAAAGCCGGCCCGGTTTGCTGCCCCGCAATGGTGGCCACCCGGGCGGCGAGCTGGACGATGGTGAGCAGCGGGAAACGTGGAGCGGCAAGGTCGACTTCCTGCTCTCGGTCATCGGGTTTGCCGTCGATCTGGCCAACGTGTGGCGGTTCCCGTACCTCTGCTACAAGAACGGTGGCG GTGCATTCCTGGTGCCGTACGGGAtcatgctgctggtcggtggcaTACCGCTGTTCTACATGGAGCTTGCCCTGGGCCAGTTCAACCGGAAGGGTGCCATCACCTGCTGGGGCCGGCTGGTGCCACTGTTCAAGGGTATCGGTTACGCGGTCGTACTGATAGCGTTCTACGTCGACTTCTACTacaacgtcatcatcgccTGGTCGTTGCggttcttcttcgcctccttcACCGACAGTCTACCCTGGACTCACTGCTCCAACGCGTGGAACACGGCGGAATGTAAACCGTTTGGATTCAGCAATAGTTCCGTTGCGGCGACCACAAATCGTACCGCGACTCTGCTGACCAACGCCACTGTCGCTACGACCACCGTTAGCGTCAACGATACGCGATTTGCATCGGCCGCCTCGGAGTACTTCAA TCGTTACATCCTGGAGCTGGACAAGAGCGAGGGAATCCATGACCTCGGGGCCATCAAATGGGATATGGCGTTGTGCCTGCTAGCGGTGTACCTTATCTGTTACTTTTCGCTGTGGAAGGGCATCAGCACTTCGGGGAAGGTGGTCTGGTTTACGGCCCTCTTTCCGTATGCCGTGCTGCTCATCCTGCTAGTCCGTGGTATCACGCTGCCTGGTTCGGCCGAGGGCATCCTCTACTACTTGCGGCCAAACTTTGACGTCATTTACAATGCGGAAGTGTGGGTCGATGCGGCCACGCAGGTATTCTTCTCGCTTGGACCGGGcttcggtgtgctgctggcgtaCGCATCGTACAACAAGTACCACAACAACGTCTACAA GGATGCTCTGTTGACCAGTTTGATCAATTCGGCCACCAGCTTCGTGGCCGGATTTGTCATTTTCTCCGTGCTCGGTTACATGGCTCATGCCAGTGGTCAGAGCATTAAGGATGTCGCCACCGAGGGACCGGGGTTAGTGTTTGTCGTGTATCCGGCCGCCATTGCCACGATGCCGGGCAGCATCTTCTGGGCGTTGATATTTTTCATGATGCTGCTCACGCTTGGTCTGGATAGCTCG TTCGGCGGTTCAGAAGCCATCATTACCGCACTGAGTGACGAGTTCCCGAAGATCGGTCGCAACCGTGAGGTGTTTGTGGCGATTCTGTTCTCGTTGTATTTTGTCGTCGGACTTGCAAGCTGTACGCAGGGTGGATTCTACTTCTTCCAGCTTCTTGATCGCTATGCCGCAGGCTACTCCATCCTGATCGCGGTGTTTTTCGAAGCGATCGCCGTTTCCTGGATCTATGGTAACCATTTGATGGCAACTACGCTCATCCGGTGTTGCAGACATTCAGGCATTCCTCTCCACTCGACAGGCACGGAGCGGTTCTGCAATGACATCAAAGACATGATAGGCTTTGCGCCCGGCATCTACTGGCGCGTCTGCTGGAAGTTTGTAGCCCCTCTTTTCCtgctgttcatcatcatctacggactGATCGGGCACGAGCCGCTCAGCTACGAGGACTACATTTATCCGGGATGGGCGAACGTCCTCGGTTGGTGTATAGCGGGTTCATCGATGATCATGATACCGTTGATGGCTTTCTATAAGCTCGCAGTTACGCCTGGCAGCTTCCGTCAG CGCATGAAGATTCTAACTACCCCCTGGAGGGACCAGCAGCTGGCAGTGAACGGGATGGCAACCGAGCCGGCCCAGGTCCGTTTGACGCACTCCGATGAGGGCGAGGAAGTTTGA
- the LOC125955068 gene encoding ras-related protein Rap-2b-like produces MPGACHRLRIPSIGSSRTPKALVGGPPSSSTPSSSSSASASTADAACNDDIFSCDGGPLSPPAGTVKKERHRVTMMGAARVGKSSIISQFLYEKYLSRYKQTIEEMHRGEYELPDGSSLTLDILDTSGSYQFPAMRALSINTSGAFILVYAVDDEETWNEVERLREQIISVRGSRVPIVIVGNKADVPEEQRQIPFKVARSRALLEWGCGYAECSAKNNEGILTVFKQLLRQANIEYNLSPAVRRRRKSLPSYTGGSNPARANTTRYYLKRHSCSVQ; encoded by the exons ATGCCGGGAGCCTGTCACCGGCTGCGGATACCCTCGATTGGTTCGAGCCGCACACCGAAGGCTCTAGTCGGTGGACCACCGTCATCTtcgacgccatcgtcgtcatcgtcagcatcggcCTCGACGGCTGATGCCGCCTGTAATGATGACATTTTTAGCTGCGATGGCGGACCGTTGTCGCCACCGGCCGGTACCGTGAAGAAGGAGCGCCATCGCGTCACCATGATGGGTGCGGCCCGTGTCGGCAAATCCTCGATCATCTCGCAGTTCCTGTACGAGAAGTATCTATCGCGATACAAGCAAACGATCGAGGAGATGCACCGGGGCGAGTACGAGCTACCGGATGGGTCGAGCCTGACGCTCGATATTCTCGACACGTCCGGTTCTTACCAGTTTCCGGCCATGCGCGCCCTCTCGATCAACACGAGCGGTGCTTTCATTCTGGTGTACGCGGTGGACGACGAGGAAACCTGGAACGAGGTGGAACGGTTACGCGAACAG ATAATCTCGGTGCGTGGTTCCCGGGTACCTATCGTGATCGTCGGTAACAAGGCGGATGTACCGGAGGAACAGCGCCAGATACCGTTCAAGGTGGCCCGATCGCGTGCCCTGCTGGAGTGGGGTTGCGGTTACGCCGAGTGTTCGGCTAAAAACAACGAAGGTATTCTGACGGTGTTCAAGCAGCTGCTCCGTCAGGCCAACATCGAGTACAACCTCAGTCCGGCGGTTCGGCGTCGCCGGAAGTCACTGCCGAGCTATACCGGTGGTTCCAATCCGGCCCGGGCCAACACCACGCGCTACTACCTGAAGCGCCACTCGTGCTCGGTGCAGTGA